In Spinacia oleracea cultivar Varoflay chromosome 5, BTI_SOV_V1, whole genome shotgun sequence, a single window of DNA contains:
- the LOC110775083 gene encoding transcription factor-like protein DPB isoform X2, translated as MATGISQEDGERNPRGATRSWGPAASGQSVSTSGSVGSPTSRSEAGMTTPARDSTVLRLSHLEIHGDESTSQAAVVSKKKKRGQRATGTDKSGRGLRQFSMKVCEKVESKGRTTYNEVADELVAEYADASNALGTNEPPGYDEKNIRRRVYDALNVLMAMDIISKDKKEIQWRGLPRTSLNDIEELKAERVGLRNRIEKKAVYLRELEEQFIGYQNLIQRNQQLYCDGNAPTGGVALPFILVQTRPNATVEVEISEDMQLVHFDFNSTPFELHDDNYVLKQMKFSDQPSPCDGGGACDTPLAIVANNAGEGGSSTFHPQISQPSSPEQPYHNQISQPPSPPKPYQPQTCTPPSPPSNSYQPQMLLPPSRPNTAMKTPTSPPLPGILKARVQHDK; from the exons ATGGCAACTGGGATTTCTCAGGAAGACGGAGAGAGGAATCCTAGAGGAGCTACGCGGTCATGGGGACCTGCCGCCTCAGGACAATCAGTATCAACTAGTGGCAGTGTGGGATCACCGACCAGCCGTAGCGAAGCTGGAATGACAACACCAGCTCGTGACAGTACTGTTCTTAGACTAAGCCACCTTGAGATTCACGGTGATGAATCTACCTCTCAGGCTGCTGTTGT GagtaagaagaaaaaaagaggtCAACGTGCAACTGGAACTGATAAAAGTGGTCGTGGACTTCGACAGTTCAGTATGAAAG TTTGCGAGAAAGTGGAGAGCAAGGGAAGGACAACATACAACGAG GTAGCAGACGAACTAGTTGCTGAATATGCAGATGCAAGTAATGCTCTTGGGACGAACGAACCT CCAGGATATGATGAGAAAAACATTCGCCGAAGAGTGTATGACGCATTGAATGTTCTAATGGCAATGGATATAATTTCCAAGGATAAAAAGGAAATACAATGGAGAGGTCTGCCTCGAACAAGCTTGAATGATATTGAGGAGTTAAAG GCAGAGCGGGTTGGACTGAGAAATAGAATAGAAAAGAAAGCTGTGTATTTGCGGGAACTGGAGGAACAA TTCATAGGATATCAAAACCTCATCCAACGTAATCAGCAACTGTATTGTGATGGGAATGCTCCTACTGGTGGTGTGGCTTTACCTTTTATTCTAGTTCAG ACTAGACCAAATGCTACTGTTGAAGTGGAAATATCAGAAGATATGCAGCTTGTGCATTTTGATTTTAACAG TACCCCTTTCGAACTCCACGATGACAACTACGTCCTGAAACAAATGAAATTTTCTGACCAACCTTCTCCATGTGATGGTGGTGGGGCTTGTGATACTCCTCTGGCTATAGTGGCTAATAATGCAGGTGAAGGTGGTTCTAGCACGTTCCATCCTCAAATCTCTCAGCCATCTTCACCTGAACAACCGTATCACAACCAAATTTCTCAGCCACCATCACCACCCAAACCGTATCAACCTCAAACTTGTACGCCACCATCACCTCCATCGAACTCATACCAACCTCAGATGCTATTGCCCCCTTCACGTCCGAATACAGCAATGAAGACTCCAACATCACCACCGCTTCCTGGAATACTCAAAGCTCGTGTTCAGCATGACAAATAG
- the LOC110775079 gene encoding uncharacterized protein, protein MKQNKREQIVEQKQHGRIMEYELIKAVAQAWHSHFNNEKEATSEFDARRRNFRNKPTRFKLEVEATNKLKVDEEASKGIWNFNQSLWDPFEIVAVSKRLETGLVLNYDFDDLQKLNEQLRVFKKRKESKNSLRNLFNIMSSRRFSDDR, encoded by the coding sequence atGAAACAAAACAAGAGAGAACAAATAGTTGAACAAAAACAACATGGAAGAATAATGGAATATGAACTCATAAAAGCCGTTGCTCAAGCTTGGCATAGTCACTTCAACAATGAAAAGGAAGCCACGAGCGAATTCGATGCTCGAAGGCGTAACTTTCGTAACAAGCCAACGAGGTTTAAACTCGAGGTTGAGGCAACGAACAAGTTGAAGGTGGATGAAGAAGCGAGTAAAGGGATATGGAACTTTAACCAGTCTCTTTGGGACCCCTTTGAGATCGTTGCGGTGTCTAAAAGGTTGGAAACCGGGTTAGTATTGAACtatgattttgatgatttgcAAAAATTGAATGAGCAATTGAGGGTGTTTAAGAAAAGGAAGGAGAGTAAGAATAGTCTTAGGAACTTGTTTAATATCATGTCTTCTAGGAGATTTAGTGATGATAGATAA
- the LOC110775082 gene encoding serine/threonine-protein kinase STY13: MDSGDVFYSVDEFSLDSKWLVDPNHLFVGPKIGEGAHAKVYEGKYKNHNVAIKIVHRGDTPEEIVKREGRFAREVAMLSRVTHKNLVEFIGACKEPVMVIVTELLLGGTLRKYLFNLRPKCLDRRVAIGFALDIARAMECLHAHGIIHRDLKPENLLLTADHKTIKLADFGLAREETLTEMMTAETGTYRWMAPELYSTVTLRQGEKKHYNHKVDAYSFAIVLWELMHNKLPFEGMSNLQAAYAAAFKNVRPSADDLPEDLALILTSCWNVDPSARPNFTQIIQMLLHYLSIIAPLGPAIPHRIITRENSILPPESPGTSSLMAKKDSTGETPRTPMEDKPRGFFFCFDECY, from the exons ATGGATTCTGGAGATGTGTTTTACTCAGTTGATGAGTTTAGTTTAGATTCTAAGTGGTTGGTTGATCCAAATCATCTCTTTGTGGGACCTAAAATTGGTGAAGGAGCTCATGCTAAAGTTTATGAAGGAAA GTACAAGAATCACAATGTTGCTATCAAGATTGTTCATAGAGGAGATACACCAGAGGAGATTGTCAAGAGAGAAGGGCGGTTTGCGAGAGAAGTAGCTATGTTATCTAGAGTTACACACAAAAACTTGGTGGAG TTTATTGGTGCCTGCAAAGAACCGGTTATGGTCATTGTAACTGAACTTTTGTTGGGGGGTACTTTGCGTAAATACTTGTTCAATTTGCGGCCGAAATGTTTGGATAGACGAGTTGCTATAGGGTTTGCACTGGATATTGCTCGTGCCATGGAATGCCTACATGCTCATGGGATCATACACCGGGATTTAAAACCAG AGAATTTACTATTGACTGCAGATCACAAAACAATAAAACTTGCAGATTTTGGTTTAGCGAGAGAAGAGACTTTAACAGAGATGATGACCGCTGAAACAGGAACTTATCGATGGATGGCCCCCGAG TTGTACAGTACTGTTACTTTGAGGCAAGGCGAAAAGAAACATTACAACCACAAAGTTGATGCTTATAGCTTTGCAATTGTATTGTGGGAGCTGATGCACAACAAGCTGCCGTTTGAAGGCATGTCAAACTTACAGGCAGCATATGCTGCTGCTTTCAAG AATGTGAGGCCGAGTGCAGATGACCTCCCTGAAGATTTAGCACTGATTCTAACATCATGCTGGAACGTGGACCCAAGTGCCCGACCCAACTTCACTCAAATAATCCAAATGCTGCTCCATTATCTCTCTATCATTGCACCACTAGGCCCGGCAATACCTCACCGGATTATAACCCGAGAGAATTCAATCCTACCACCCGAATCGCCAGGCACGAGCTCTTTGATGGCTAAAAAAGACAGCACTGGTGAAACACCGAGGACACCGATGGAAGACAAGCCTCGaggttttttcttttgctttgacgAATGTTATTAG
- the LOC110775083 gene encoding transcription factor-like protein DPB isoform X1 has product MMATGISQEDGERNPRGATRSWGPAASGQSVSTSGSVGSPTSRSEAGMTTPARDSTVLRLSHLEIHGDESTSQAAVVSKKKKRGQRATGTDKSGRGLRQFSMKVCEKVESKGRTTYNEVADELVAEYADASNALGTNEPPGYDEKNIRRRVYDALNVLMAMDIISKDKKEIQWRGLPRTSLNDIEELKAERVGLRNRIEKKAVYLRELEEQFIGYQNLIQRNQQLYCDGNAPTGGVALPFILVQTRPNATVEVEISEDMQLVHFDFNSTPFELHDDNYVLKQMKFSDQPSPCDGGGACDTPLAIVANNAGEGGSSTFHPQISQPSSPEQPYHNQISQPPSPPKPYQPQTCTPPSPPSNSYQPQMLLPPSRPNTAMKTPTSPPLPGILKARVQHDK; this is encoded by the exons AT GATGGCAACTGGGATTTCTCAGGAAGACGGAGAGAGGAATCCTAGAGGAGCTACGCGGTCATGGGGACCTGCCGCCTCAGGACAATCAGTATCAACTAGTGGCAGTGTGGGATCACCGACCAGCCGTAGCGAAGCTGGAATGACAACACCAGCTCGTGACAGTACTGTTCTTAGACTAAGCCACCTTGAGATTCACGGTGATGAATCTACCTCTCAGGCTGCTGTTGT GagtaagaagaaaaaaagaggtCAACGTGCAACTGGAACTGATAAAAGTGGTCGTGGACTTCGACAGTTCAGTATGAAAG TTTGCGAGAAAGTGGAGAGCAAGGGAAGGACAACATACAACGAG GTAGCAGACGAACTAGTTGCTGAATATGCAGATGCAAGTAATGCTCTTGGGACGAACGAACCT CCAGGATATGATGAGAAAAACATTCGCCGAAGAGTGTATGACGCATTGAATGTTCTAATGGCAATGGATATAATTTCCAAGGATAAAAAGGAAATACAATGGAGAGGTCTGCCTCGAACAAGCTTGAATGATATTGAGGAGTTAAAG GCAGAGCGGGTTGGACTGAGAAATAGAATAGAAAAGAAAGCTGTGTATTTGCGGGAACTGGAGGAACAA TTCATAGGATATCAAAACCTCATCCAACGTAATCAGCAACTGTATTGTGATGGGAATGCTCCTACTGGTGGTGTGGCTTTACCTTTTATTCTAGTTCAG ACTAGACCAAATGCTACTGTTGAAGTGGAAATATCAGAAGATATGCAGCTTGTGCATTTTGATTTTAACAG TACCCCTTTCGAACTCCACGATGACAACTACGTCCTGAAACAAATGAAATTTTCTGACCAACCTTCTCCATGTGATGGTGGTGGGGCTTGTGATACTCCTCTGGCTATAGTGGCTAATAATGCAGGTGAAGGTGGTTCTAGCACGTTCCATCCTCAAATCTCTCAGCCATCTTCACCTGAACAACCGTATCACAACCAAATTTCTCAGCCACCATCACCACCCAAACCGTATCAACCTCAAACTTGTACGCCACCATCACCTCCATCGAACTCATACCAACCTCAGATGCTATTGCCCCCTTCACGTCCGAATACAGCAATGAAGACTCCAACATCACCACCGCTTCCTGGAATACTCAAAGCTCGTGTTCAGCATGACAAATAG